In bacterium, the genomic window AATCGTTTGAAGGAATATAGATATAATTGGTCGTGTATCGGTTACCGTCAGAATCCCGGCCGCCGATGACATAGACCGTATCATTGATCACGGCGCAGCCAGAGCCGGCTAGAGCCTGGGGCATTGGGGTTTTGGTTGTCCAGGAAATGGAAAAGAGCGTTCCTAAAGACAAAAATAAGACAAGTAATAATTTCATAATGACCTCCCGTGGGTTATTATACGAACAGGGGGGCTTTTGTCAATTGTCATCGCTATTGCTGTTGGTTCATCCCGATAAAAGCAAAGAGGCACGCGGAACACGCGTGCCTTGATGTATTTACCCCTCACCCTTACCCTCTCCCACAAGGGGAGAGGAATAAGGGGAAGGGATATATTGTTTATCTCAGGAGTAGTGCTTTTTCTGTCGCCGTTCCGTTCGCGTGCTCGAATTCGACGAAGTACGTGCCCGCCGGCACCTGACGACCCGCGTCGTCTTCACCATGCCAGGTAACGATCGTGGAAGGTATGGATGCAGGAGCGTAGAATTTCACTAATCGTCCAGTCACGTCATAGATCTTGAGCGAGGTTGGGATAACGGATGCATCCCAGGCGATATTCAGCACGCCTTTGCACGGATTGGGTCCGATCGAGAAGAGCCGGGACGCCGTTGCGCCCTTGTTCTCGTCAACCCCGATCAAGACGACCGGCATCTGGACGTCATCAATGTAAAGACCTTCAAGTGTATCTGAGGCGTCGCTCATGAACCGGAAACGCAGACGCACAGTTTGTCCATAGTAGTTCGCCATGCTCAGTGTTTGTTGCGCCCATGATGTTTGGCTGCCATTCAAAACCAGCAGGGTCTGCCAGTTACCGGAGTTATTATCGATTTCCACATAGCTGTAATCCCAGTTCAGTTCCAGGTTGTAATAGCGCCAGTATTTCAACGAGCTGTCTGGCGTGACAACGAATGGGATCGAAGTCAGCGCCGCGTCACCGCGGTTTCCGTACAGGTGAGTGGCTTCACGGCCCGAGTACCAGGAATATGCGCTTGAGTGGTACCGGTAAGTGCTTCGATGCCAGAAATCGATACCGCCGGTATAAATGGGTCCATGTGCCCATTTCGTCGTATCGACATCCATGTTGTCAGAAAATCCTGGCTGGTTAGTCACGATAAAACTATATGTCATCGTATCCGCTGCCGAGCCGAACTGCAGTTTGAATGGAACTGTGCGCGGTGATGGGCAGGAAGCGCTGATATTAGCCTGGAATACGAGCACGGTGTCGACGTCGCCCGTCGCCAATGCCACTGTCTGAGATGTCTGACTGGCGATACTAACGTATGCATCAGAGGTAGATACTGACGTAGTACCATTGTATACACCCCCGCCGATGTTCTTCGCTTTGATAAAAAAGTTGACCATTTCACCCGGCTGGACAACCCGGTTAATGGCTTTGCTGAGTTCTGTGAAAGTTAATCCCCAATACTTCATTATGGGTTTTGGAACGATCACGATCTCGGCGCCTTGGTATATACGTTTTGTTGAATTGTTCTGAGTGAAGACTACGATTTTGCAGTCCCTTTCTTTCCATGCGGCATTGATCGTAAAGGCCTGCGTGTTGGTTATGCTGTCTCCGGCTGGGATCGTGATCGATGTGCCAGTACCGGTAGGCAACATGTCGCGGCACACATGTTCGATACCTGTCATGCCGTACCAGGCAGTATCAATATCGTTTTCAACCACGGCATAATAAAGATATGCAGTTATCGAGCTCGTGCTGTCATTCTTGACTTTTGCAGTGATTGAACCGTTATTTGTAAGCGTATCATATGTAGATGTAAGGATTATCCGCATGGGACTGGCAACAGCCATGCGCTGGGCAGCTGCGATCCGGTAGAAGGGAAACATGTTACCGGGATAGCTGATGCCACCGATGATCGTATCTGTTAAACCATCGATTGACACATACGGTGTTCCAGTCCAGCCATAGTAACTCCAGCGCTGAACACCATCAGCGCAGTAATACGGATAACCATTTGCGTGGTATGCAATGACCACTACGGAATCAAGAGAACGATTATATAATTCAGCAAGACCTCTTGCTGTACCAGGGCAGTATGGTCAACCCTGGATCCGTGTGAATTCTTCAAACACTACAACTCGCTGTGCGGCGAATCCTATAACAGCGAGTGCAAGAAGACCAAGCACCAATCCTTTCCGCATAATGCCTCCTTTTATTTTTTTATCAGCCCTTATGGGCTGAATATGATCACGTAAATCAATTTAGCCTTAAGTGTCAATTATTGTATATTATACTTAAAATATATGATTTGTCAAGGGGTAAGGCGAATGTTGATATCCCAGGTCAGGGTAACAAAAAGGCGTGCTTTTAAGCACGCCTTAAAACATTACCCCTCACCCTTACCCTCTCCCACAAGGGGAGAGGAATAAGGGGTGGGTATTTATTTATCTCAGCAGTAGAGCTTTCTCCGTTACGCTCCCGTTTTCGCCCGAAATCTCGATGAAATACGTGCCTGCCGGCAGCTGGTTACCGGCTTCATCGTCACCATACCAGGTGACAACACTAGGCACTATGGAGTAGGCACTAGACAGTGAAAAAGATTTCACTAAACGACCCGTTGCATCATATATATGCATCTGTGCATCATGGTCCTTACTGCTTAGTGCATAGTGGATAGTGATTTGTTTTTGGAACGGATTCGGCGCGAGCATCAATGAGTAAGGTCTTACATGAGCATTTTGGTTTTCTACGACTCCAAACACCATGGGAACGCGAAGGTCGTCAACATACCATCCTTCAGCGCCGGTGCTGCTGTCGCTGATAAAGCGGAAGCGCAGGCGAATTGTCTGACCGGCGTATTCGGCTAACGCGAAGCTGACCTGAGTCCATGATGTCTGACTGCCGGTGTACGATGCGAACTGACGCCACCATCCGCAGTTGTTGTCAAGTTCGAAATATCCATAATCCCAGTTGGCTTCCGAAGCGAAGTATTTCCAGAAGGACACACCGCTGTCCGGTGTGACAACGAAGTACGGCGAGACCAATTGGGCGACCTGGTAGTTCGGGTATGTGTGCGAGCCGTCGTTGCCGTTATACCAGGCGCTGGCCGGTGAGTGGCTGCGATAGGTACTGATATGCCATTGGTCATTAGAACCCGTGTGGGTCCAGCTGCCTTGCCCGGATTCAATGTCGTCTTCAAACCCAGGGTTGTCGGTTATCATCAGGCGGGCGCGGCTGGTATCGCCGGGCATCCCGAAATCAACCAGGAATTCGGCGATATGATCGATCGGGCAGGCGCCGGAGATCGCGCATTCGACCGCGAGTACTGTGTCTACGTCGCCCGGATTGATCGCGGTCGTCTGAGGAGTAGAGCTGTTGATCGTGACGTAAGCATCAGAAGTCGAGATCGTCGCGTTACCCGTGTAGACGCTGCCACCGTTGTTCTTGGCATTGACGTACATCATTATCGTTTCACCGGGCTCAGCCACGCGGTCATTGTTACCGCTGACTTCAGTGTAAGTTAAGCCGAAATATTCCATGTCCGGCTTGGGTTGGATGCGGATCAAACCGGCCTGGTAGATGAGCCGGGTCGAAGTGTTCTGGACCCAGACCACGATATAGATATTGTTTTCGTTCCAGGCGGTATTTATCGTAAAAGACTGTTCCCGGATGATCGTGTCGCTGGCCGGTATGGTCACCGCCGTACCGGTGCCGCTGGGCAGCATATCCCGGCAGACATGCTCGACCGTGGTCAATCCACCCCAGGAGTACGGGATATTGTTTTCCGTGACCGCAAAGTAAATATTACCGGTGACATTAGCGGTCGTATCGCTTGTGACCAGCGCGGTTACGGTCCCGTTATTCGTGAGTGAATCGTAGGAACAAGTCAGGTCAATGAAAAGCGGGCTGTGGATCGGTGTCCGCTGTGTTGCCCAGTACCGGTACCTCGGGAACATAGTTCCAGGGGACGAAAGACCGCCGACTTCGGTATAAGCGCCGTCGATCTTGACGTACGGTGTGCCGCCGATACTGTAGAACGTCCAACGCTGGCCGCCGTCTGCGCAGTAGAACGGATAACCACTGGCATGATAGGCGATCACGACGGTTGAATCGTAGGTTCGTGGATAGATTTCAGCAAGACCTCTTGCTGCACCAGGGCAGTACGGTCAGCCCGATACTCTGGTGAATTCCTCGAAAACGACCGTTCTTTGCGCCGCAAAGGTCAAAGCGGCGGTTAACAGAAACAACACGCAAAATATTTTGCGCATAAAACCTCCTTTGTTCTTGGCTATTTTATTGCTCGAACTTTTATCTATGGATATTATACTTTATAAGTAGGAAAAAGTCAATAGGCGAAAGCATTTGATACCACCCGTGAGGATAACAGTCTAGTATCCTCCCTTGCTTCTTTCCAGCATCTCTGCCATTTTCCAGATGGCACACTCGCTGCCTTTTTCCAGCGGACACTTCCAGCCGGCATTGATGTGCTTTGCCGGGCACAGCCTTGGCTTGCTGGTATCGGCGAATGGGCACAGAAAATATTCCTGTTTTTTTTCTTCGGCCATTGGGTATACCTCCTTAAATAAGTATCAATTTCCTGATTACCTAATACCATAAAGTATAATTGATTATATATATAAATCAAGAGCCGGTTTTAAGGTCCTTGTGGAGTCATCCCGGATCACAGGAAAACCACTTGCGCGAAAACTTTACTCCATTGACATCGTTCACTAATTCAGATAATATAATGCTCAAGATTTCAATAAAGGAGTGTTATGCGCCGAACAATTCTCTTTTTAATTATCGCTGTACTGGTCATTTTTACCGCCTGCGCGGAGGAAGAACAGACACCAACCCTGACGCCACCAACTCTGCTTTCACCGGCTGACG contains:
- a CDS encoding Omp28-related outer membrane protein, with amino-acid sequence MVIAYHANGYPYYCADGVQRWSYYGWTGTPYVSIDGLTDTIIGGISYPGNMFPFYRIAAAQRMAVASPMRIILTSTYDTLTNNGSITAKVKNDSTSSITAYLYYAVVENDIDTAWYGMTGIEHVCRDMLPTGTGTSITIPAGDSITNTQAFTINAAWKERDCKIVVFTQNNSTKRIYQGAEIVIVPKPIMKYWGLTFTELSKAINRVVQPGEMVNFFIKAKNIGGGVYNGTTSVSTSDAYVSIASQTSQTVALATGDVDTVLVFQANISASCPSPRTVPFKLQFGSAADTMTYSFIVTNQPGFSDNMDVDTTKWAHGPIYTGGIDFWHRSTYRYHSSAYSWYSGREATHLYGNRGDAALTSIPFVVTPDSSLKYWRYYNLELNWDYSYVEIDNNSGNWQTLLVLNGSQTSWAQQTLSMANYYGQTVRLRFRFMSDASDTLEGLYIDDVQMPVVLIGVDENKGATASRLFSIGPNPCKGVLNIAWDASVIPTSLKIYDVTGRLVKFYAPASIPSTIVTWHGEDDAGRQVPAGTYFVEFEHANGTATEKALLLR
- a CDS encoding FlgD immunoglobulin-like domain containing protein; protein product: MIAYHASGYPFYCADGGQRWTFYSIGGTPYVKIDGAYTEVGGLSSPGTMFPRYRYWATQRTPIHSPLFIDLTCSYDSLTNNGTVTALVTSDTTANVTGNIYFAVTENNIPYSWGGLTTVEHVCRDMLPSGTGTAVTIPASDTIIREQSFTINTAWNENNIYIVVWVQNTSTRLIYQAGLIRIQPKPDMEYFGLTYTEVSGNNDRVAEPGETIMMYVNAKNNGGSVYTGNATISTSDAYVTINSSTPQTTAINPGDVDTVLAVECAISGACPIDHIAEFLVDFGMPGDTSRARLMITDNPGFEDDIESGQGSWTHTGSNDQWHISTYRSHSPASAWYNGNDGSHTYPNYQVAQLVSPYFVVTPDSGVSFWKYFASEANWDYGYFELDNNCGWWRQFASYTGSQTSWTQVSFALAEYAGQTIRLRFRFISDSSTGAEGWYVDDLRVPMVFGVVENQNAHVRPYSLMLAPNPFQKQITIHYALSSKDHDAQMHIYDATGRLVKSFSLSSAYSIVPSVVTWYGDDEAGNQLPAGTYFIEISGENGSVTEKALLLR